A window of the Fodinibius sp. Rm-B-1B1-1 genome harbors these coding sequences:
- a CDS encoding SH3 domain-containing C40 family peptidase: MKVRVLSLSLIVLFFVSLVACGPSQKQDIQQKITNTSQHFAPDSRVALFDVKAISNNGEWLLKGETNLPEAKEALLDSLSAMDVSNVDSIKVLPAEELEGKTFGIVNNSVANLRSRPSHPAQLVTQATLGMPVKVLKKEGSWYMIQTPDDYLSWVDYGGVEPMDSKKYADWKEADKIIFLETNGYAYEKPSSESTKVSDLVSGSILKTTGTSGNYYEVSYPDGRTGFVSQSEARSFDDWKASVEASENELVEQAKSLKGSPYLWGGTSSKGMDCSGFTKTIYFMNGWIIPRDASQQIHAGELVDTSDGFDNLRPGDLLFFGQEATEDRDRRVVHVGMWIGNDQFIHSAGRVKISSVDPESEYYDEYNLNRYLETRRYLQHKEGNILDVEDMYEI; the protein is encoded by the coding sequence ATGAAGGTTAGAGTTCTATCATTGTCACTTATTGTCTTGTTTTTTGTTTCACTGGTGGCTTGTGGTCCATCCCAAAAACAGGATATTCAACAGAAAATTACCAATACCTCTCAACACTTTGCTCCCGACAGCAGGGTGGCGTTATTCGATGTGAAAGCGATATCAAATAATGGAGAATGGCTTCTGAAAGGCGAAACAAATCTTCCCGAAGCCAAAGAGGCATTACTGGATTCGCTTTCAGCAATGGATGTTTCTAATGTAGACAGCATAAAGGTATTGCCGGCAGAAGAGCTTGAAGGCAAAACCTTTGGCATTGTAAATAATTCAGTAGCAAACTTGCGATCTCGTCCGTCACATCCCGCGCAGTTGGTTACCCAAGCTACGTTGGGCATGCCTGTAAAAGTGCTTAAAAAAGAGGGCAGCTGGTATATGATTCAGACCCCGGATGATTATCTTTCGTGGGTTGATTATGGCGGTGTTGAACCAATGGATAGCAAGAAATATGCGGATTGGAAAGAAGCTGACAAGATTATTTTTCTTGAAACCAACGGCTATGCGTATGAAAAGCCCTCTTCAGAATCTACAAAAGTTTCGGATTTAGTGAGCGGTAGTATTCTCAAAACTACAGGTACCTCCGGGAATTATTATGAGGTTAGCTATCCTGACGGTCGGACTGGTTTTGTGAGCCAATCTGAGGCACGTTCATTTGATGATTGGAAAGCGTCGGTTGAAGCCTCTGAAAATGAGTTAGTTGAACAGGCAAAGTCGCTTAAGGGATCACCGTATCTGTGGGGAGGAACATCATCCAAAGGTATGGATTGCAGTGGATTTACGAAAACGATCTATTTTATGAATGGTTGGATTATCCCCCGTGATGCTTCTCAGCAAATTCATGCGGGCGAATTGGTCGATACTTCCGATGGATTCGATAATTTACGTCCCGGTGATTTGTTGTTTTTTGGTCAAGAAGCAACCGAAGACCGCGACCGGCGCGTTGTGCACGTAGGCATGTGGATTGGCAATGACCAGTTTATTCATTCGGCCGGACGTGTAAAAATAAGTAGTGTTGATCCTGAATCGGAATATTATGATGAATATAATCTCAACCGTTATCTCGAAACGCGTCGATATCTCCAGCACAAAGAGGGCAATATTCTCGATGTGGAAGATATGTACGAGATTTAA
- a CDS encoding SusD/RagB family nutrient-binding outer membrane lipoprotein, producing the protein MKNLKLLAFCMLSVILVSMAGCSDYLDINEDPNNPTEAPLSGLMTNTTFETSQNMYSLGSNTSYYVQYLASPNPSSSTDIQDDVAYDNTWFGFYDVMTDLAVLRQDAAEQGATDYLGVANILTALNLATVVDVWGNVPYSDAFFVETLTPSYDNQEALYDTVHTLLDNGIQNLEQGNSTIELGNDDFIYGGNTDQWIRLAHMLKARYLNHLSKQSSYSPTDVLAEVDQGLTDNADDAQVDYFEDQFNPWAEVAIDNANLLLGGWISEQIVKHLDGTLYGVEDPRIEPLMGPNDDGDYVGTRNGAGRGSAPEQGARSVLTTDDFYASETAPVLIATYAEQKFIEAEAAFRANQPARAYNAYLDGIEAHMDKVGVSESDKQDYMSDPAVAVGESGLTLDLIFKEKYTAMYLHPEAWVDARRYDYQYDDMELPANHNPDLNGEFIRRLAYPDSETQRNSENVPDISLSDHIWWDVD; encoded by the coding sequence ATGAAAAACTTAAAACTATTAGCGTTTTGTATGCTCAGCGTCATACTTGTAAGTATGGCCGGTTGTAGTGATTATTTGGATATTAATGAAGATCCAAACAATCCTACAGAAGCTCCCCTTTCTGGATTAATGACGAATACGACTTTTGAAACATCTCAAAATATGTATTCTTTGGGCAGTAATACCTCTTATTATGTCCAGTATTTAGCTTCTCCTAATCCAAGTAGTTCAACGGATATCCAAGACGATGTTGCTTACGACAATACTTGGTTTGGTTTCTATGATGTGATGACAGATTTGGCAGTATTAAGACAGGATGCTGCTGAGCAGGGAGCTACCGATTATCTCGGGGTAGCAAATATTCTGACTGCTTTAAATTTGGCAACTGTTGTAGACGTGTGGGGCAATGTGCCTTATAGCGATGCTTTTTTCGTTGAAACGTTGACGCCAAGTTATGATAATCAAGAAGCACTTTACGATACTGTTCATACTCTTTTGGATAACGGAATTCAAAACTTGGAACAGGGTAATTCAACGATCGAGCTAGGAAATGATGACTTTATCTACGGTGGTAATACCGACCAGTGGATTCGTCTGGCCCACATGCTTAAAGCTCGGTACCTTAATCACCTGAGCAAGCAATCCAGTTATTCGCCTACTGATGTATTGGCAGAGGTTGACCAAGGTCTGACGGACAATGCTGATGATGCTCAGGTTGACTATTTTGAAGATCAATTTAACCCATGGGCTGAGGTTGCCATCGATAACGCCAACTTACTCCTGGGCGGTTGGATATCCGAGCAAATTGTTAAGCATCTGGATGGCACTCTTTACGGTGTGGAAGATCCCCGAATTGAACCATTGATGGGTCCCAATGATGACGGAGATTATGTAGGTACTCGAAACGGGGCGGGAAGAGGTTCTGCACCTGAACAAGGAGCAAGAAGCGTTTTAACTACAGATGATTTTTATGCCTCTGAAACAGCTCCCGTTTTAATTGCTACATACGCCGAACAAAAGTTTATTGAAGCTGAAGCTGCTTTCCGAGCGAATCAACCAGCACGTGCTTACAATGCATATTTAGATGGTATTGAGGCTCATATGGATAAGGTGGGTGTTTCGGAATCAGATAAACAAGATTACATGAGTGATCCTGCAGTAGCAGTAGGGGAAAGTGGGTTAACACTTGACCTAATATTCAAAGAAAAATATACAGCCATGTACCTCCATCCTGAGGCTTGGGTAGATGCTCGTCGGTATGATTATCAATATGATGATATGGAACTACCTGCTAATCATAATCCTGATTTGAATGGAGAGTTTATTCGACGATTAGCATATCCTGATTCAGAAACACAACGTAATTCTGAAAATGTTCCTGATATTTCCCTATCTGATCACATTTGGTGGGATGTTGATTAA
- a CDS encoding SusC/RagA family TonB-linked outer membrane protein: protein MKKLLLHTLPKYMLWCLAVFLILPGTQALSNDMQDGYIALAENEVTNVEQEISGVVTDAETGDPLPGVNVRATQNPSIGTSTNQDGRYSLTVPDDVSSLTFTFVGYQRQEVSINDRSTIDILLKPEVEALEDVVVTAFGVEQEEKQLGYSVQQLDSEELTLGKNENVVSSLQGKVSGVQITNTGGAPGSSSRILIRGISSLDPSADNQPLFVVDGVPIDNSTVEAGDTPRGLSNRAADLNPEDIESMSVLKGAAASALYGVRAANGAVIITTKSGQSGDTQINFKNSIGFDRVNSYPEFQKVYGQGFGGEATTDSFWPNWGAPIEDVADTLDGWRYHDIWRNSMETGVKIDNTISVSGGGDVATYYGSVSNVSHDGVMPFSNWGRTSVKLSGDINPGEDLQISSSVNVINSGGNRVPADRFMERLMYWAPTKPVTDFEKENGTMKGYYANGNAGTNPIYDAKYSTYEDDVNRVIGNLSINYNFTDWMSASYRLGMDYYNDSRTNITPGPQGIENENVLSSTGFINELRITNRDLNSTFNLMFNGDLTEKLSADLTLGNDIFDREETQVEASGSDFVTPNFYNLSNTREISNAQNLEQRRLIGVYGDLMLNYDDYLFLNITGRNDWSSTLPVDNRSFFYPSANLGFVFSEIVDLPDFISYAKLRTSYAQVGKDASPYSTNITFNSPTQYPINGQVGYTRNQIIGSPDLKPEITTSIEVGADLRFWDGRAGIDVTYYKANSADQILTVPISNAVGGTRLVTNAGEIENRGIEMQLDFTPIEQRNFQWDVLVNFSRNRNEVISIREGIDEINLGSSFGYGGSSASIRLVEGEPFGNIYGTSYQRYYEDGEPDDKLYLDEDRSVVIGDDGFPVVNTDQKVLGNAFPDWIGGIRNSFAYRNVSLSFLIDIQQGLDVYSQYDNFFAAFGITKNTLDRNETRVFEGVTEDGQPNTQEVWLGQGVGPDGRDYGAGFYRNTYRTATENFVKDASFIKLRNINLSYSLPDNLIEQLPFRSVTASATANNIILYTPFDGFDPESRSGPAGSNATGFTGLDHPGVASFVFSLNFSL, encoded by the coding sequence ATGAAAAAATTGTTGTTACATACTTTGCCAAAGTATATGCTTTGGTGTCTGGCAGTGTTTTTAATTTTGCCGGGAACCCAAGCATTATCTAACGACATGCAGGACGGATATATTGCTCTTGCTGAAAATGAAGTTACAAATGTTGAGCAGGAGATTTCTGGCGTGGTTACTGATGCTGAAACCGGTGATCCGCTACCTGGAGTAAATGTAAGGGCTACCCAAAACCCTTCAATTGGTACTTCTACAAATCAGGATGGTCGATATTCATTAACGGTCCCCGATGATGTTTCTTCACTAACCTTTACTTTTGTTGGATATCAGCGACAAGAAGTGAGTATTAATGATCGTTCAACTATAGACATCTTGTTAAAACCCGAGGTTGAAGCACTTGAAGATGTTGTAGTAACTGCGTTTGGTGTTGAGCAAGAAGAAAAACAATTGGGATATTCTGTTCAGCAGCTTGATAGTGAAGAGTTAACGCTTGGGAAAAATGAAAATGTAGTAAGTTCTTTGCAGGGTAAAGTTTCTGGGGTGCAAATTACTAATACAGGTGGAGCTCCTGGAAGTAGTTCAAGAATATTAATTCGTGGAATTAGCTCGTTAGATCCCAGTGCCGATAATCAGCCTTTATTTGTCGTTGATGGTGTTCCCATTGATAACTCAACTGTAGAGGCTGGAGATACTCCACGGGGACTCAGTAATCGTGCCGCAGATTTAAATCCCGAGGACATAGAATCTATGAGTGTTCTTAAGGGGGCTGCAGCATCTGCACTGTATGGTGTTAGAGCAGCAAACGGAGCTGTGATAATTACTACTAAAAGTGGTCAATCCGGTGATACTCAAATAAATTTTAAAAACTCTATCGGATTTGATCGTGTCAACAGTTATCCGGAGTTCCAAAAAGTTTATGGCCAAGGATTTGGTGGAGAGGCTACAACGGATAGTTTCTGGCCAAATTGGGGAGCTCCTATTGAAGACGTTGCTGATACTCTTGATGGATGGCGTTATCATGACATCTGGAGAAACTCCATGGAAACCGGTGTGAAAATTGATAACACTATTAGTGTCTCCGGTGGTGGAGATGTTGCTACTTACTATGGGTCAGTTTCTAATGTTTCGCATGATGGGGTAATGCCCTTTAGCAATTGGGGACGCACCTCTGTAAAATTATCTGGTGATATTAATCCTGGAGAAGACCTCCAGATTTCATCTTCTGTTAACGTTATTAACTCGGGAGGTAATAGAGTTCCGGCTGACCGATTTATGGAACGCTTAATGTACTGGGCTCCTACTAAGCCGGTTACTGATTTTGAGAAAGAGAATGGTACAATGAAGGGATATTATGCTAATGGTAATGCAGGAACGAATCCTATTTATGATGCAAAGTATTCAACCTACGAGGATGATGTTAATCGAGTGATTGGTAATTTGAGTATTAACTATAACTTCACTGATTGGATGAGTGCATCATACCGGTTGGGTATGGATTATTATAATGATAGTCGGACAAATATTACGCCTGGTCCACAGGGAATAGAAAATGAAAATGTGCTTAGTAGCACTGGTTTTATTAATGAGTTGAGAATCACCAACCGTGATCTAAACTCAACTTTTAACTTGATGTTTAATGGTGATCTTACAGAAAAGCTTTCTGCTGATTTAACACTCGGAAATGATATTTTTGACCGAGAGGAAACGCAAGTTGAAGCATCAGGAAGCGATTTTGTAACGCCGAACTTTTATAATCTCAGTAACACTCGTGAGATATCGAATGCTCAAAATTTGGAACAGCGTCGTCTTATTGGTGTTTATGGTGATTTAATGCTTAATTACGACGATTACCTGTTTTTAAATATAACAGGACGTAATGATTGGTCATCAACACTACCAGTTGATAATCGATCATTCTTTTATCCATCTGCTAACTTAGGATTTGTTTTTTCTGAGATAGTTGATTTACCAGACTTCATCTCTTACGCGAAGTTACGGACTTCCTATGCACAGGTTGGTAAAGATGCAAGTCCTTACTCAACCAACATCACATTTAACTCTCCTACTCAATATCCTATAAATGGACAGGTGGGATATACAAGAAATCAAATTATTGGTAGTCCAGATTTGAAGCCAGAAATTACAACCTCAATTGAGGTTGGAGCAGATTTACGTTTCTGGGATGGTCGAGCAGGTATTGATGTAACATATTATAAGGCCAACAGTGCTGATCAAATCCTTACTGTACCCATTTCAAATGCTGTAGGAGGTACCAGACTTGTTACAAATGCTGGGGAAATAGAAAATCGAGGTATCGAAATGCAATTGGATTTTACGCCTATAGAACAGCGTAATTTTCAATGGGATGTACTCGTTAATTTCAGTCGAAATAGAAACGAAGTTATTTCTATCCGCGAAGGAATTGACGAAATTAATCTAGGATCTTCTTTTGGATATGGGGGTTCTTCTGCCAGCATTCGATTGGTTGAAGGTGAACCATTTGGTAATATTTATGGAACAAGTTACCAGCGATATTATGAAGATGGTGAACCAGATGATAAACTCTATCTTGATGAAGATCGCTCCGTTGTAATTGGGGATGATGGATTCCCAGTCGTCAATACTGATCAAAAAGTGCTGGGTAATGCTTTTCCCGATTGGATTGGGGGCATCAGAAATAGCTTTGCATATCGTAATGTAAGTCTTTCATTCCTTATCGATATCCAACAGGGACTGGACGTTTACAGCCAATACGATAACTTTTTTGCCGCATTTGGTATTACTAAAAATACACTTGATCGTAACGAAACAAGGGTTTTTGAAGGGGTTACAGAAGATGGGCAACCCAATACCCAAGAAGTTTGGTTGGGACAAGGTGTTGGCCCCGATGGTCGAGATTATGGGGCTGGATTTTACCGAAATACCTATCGGACAGCTACCGAAAACTTTGTGAAAGATGCCTCCTTTATTAAGCTACGCAATATAAATCTTTCATATAGTTTGCCAGATAACCTGATTGAACAGTTACCTTTTAGAAGTGTAACCGCCTCTGCTACTGCAAATAATATTATCCTTTATACTCCATTTGATGGATTTGATCCAGAATCACGCAGTGGGCCCGCAGGAAGTAACGCAACTGGTTTTACCGGACTTGATCATCCTGGAGTAGCAAGCTTTGTATTCTCTCTGAATTTCTCCTTATAA
- a CDS encoding hemolysin family protein, whose translation MYLLIFYLGLAIGVSFLCSILEAVLLSVSHSYIAIMERKGTKVGKLLRHYKEDVDRPLSAILSLNTIAHTVGAAGVGAQAQIVFGDAYVAITSAVLTFLILVLSEIIPKTIGATYWRKLAPTAAKILRVLMFLMYPLVVMSQAITRWLSQDEKLPSFSREEFGALADRGVEEGIFEEEESRIFKNLIRFNSLRVKDIMTPRTVVVGFDETLKVDDVRDNIEQLHFSRLPVYGNGRDEVTGYVLKNDLLLMLARGEKDKELKEVKRDILIVPEMMPLQDFFEQLMKKQEHIAIVVDEYGGFAGVVTMEDLVETLLGMEIIDEVDTIEDMQKMARKKWMERAKRLGIVPEDVEQETPSVDSSSS comes from the coding sequence ATGTATTTACTGATTTTTTATTTAGGGCTTGCTATCGGAGTATCCTTTTTGTGTTCGATTTTGGAGGCAGTACTACTGTCGGTGAGTCATTCCTATATTGCTATCATGGAGCGAAAGGGGACAAAAGTTGGAAAGCTACTGCGCCATTATAAGGAGGATGTAGATCGTCCGCTTTCTGCCATTCTGAGTTTAAATACGATTGCCCATACCGTTGGTGCTGCCGGGGTGGGGGCACAGGCTCAGATTGTTTTTGGGGATGCTTATGTAGCTATTACCTCAGCAGTACTTACCTTTTTGATTTTGGTACTTTCGGAGATTATTCCCAAAACGATTGGAGCTACTTATTGGAGGAAATTAGCTCCGACTGCAGCAAAAATACTTCGCGTACTGATGTTCTTGATGTATCCGTTGGTAGTAATGTCACAAGCCATTACACGCTGGCTTTCGCAGGACGAAAAACTTCCCAGCTTTAGCCGTGAGGAATTCGGCGCGCTGGCCGATCGGGGAGTGGAGGAAGGAATTTTTGAAGAAGAGGAGTCGCGAATTTTTAAAAACCTGATTCGTTTTAATTCATTGCGGGTTAAGGATATTATGACGCCGCGCACAGTTGTGGTTGGTTTTGATGAAACGCTCAAAGTCGATGACGTCAGGGATAATATCGAACAACTTCATTTTTCACGCTTACCGGTTTATGGAAATGGTCGTGATGAGGTAACGGGATATGTGCTTAAAAATGATCTATTGCTGATGTTGGCTCGTGGAGAAAAAGATAAGGAGCTGAAAGAAGTAAAACGTGATATTTTGATCGTCCCCGAGATGATGCCACTACAGGATTTCTTTGAGCAGCTTATGAAAAAACAGGAGCATATTGCCATTGTTGTAGACGAGTACGGTGGTTTTGCCGGGGTTGTGACAATGGAAGACTTGGTGGAAACACTGTTGGGAATGGAGATTATTGACGAAGTAGATACCATCGAAGATATGCAGAAAATGGCTCGCAAAAAATGGATGGAGCGCGCCAAGCGGCTGGGTATTGTGCCCGAGGATGTCGAACAAGAAACCCCTTCTGTTGACTCTTCCTCATCTTAA
- a CDS encoding ABC-F family ATP-binding cassette domain-containing protein, which produces MIILSANFKELISLLQLENISLSFGDETLLDEISTIINPGERVGLVGPNGAGKSTLLKIIAGEIEPNGGNITMSKAATVGYLPQDGVDPDPNLTVYEEMESAFADIQELEDKVQKAREELATLEEGTSEYQSAMEEVGKLQNRIEQSGAYALESNIEKVLMGLGFTPDDFERSTTEFSGGWLMRIALGKLLLQRPMYLLLDEPTNHLDIESLRWIEQFLNGYEGAVIIVSHDKAFLNKITTRTLALEYGDLLDYAGNYDYYEEKHAERKEHLRKAYENQQQEIKEIQEFIDKFRYNASKAAQVQSRIKQLEKMDKIELDEREEEIFFEFPPPERSGAVVMRLKNIRKQYDDNIVFEDLSYAIDRGDKIAVVGPNGAGKSTMIRMLAGLEDFDAGEREPGHNVTTSYFAQHQANELDLNKTVFEIMREAAPKTDETQLRTILGCFLFQGDDVFKKVSVLSGGEKSRLALARMLVQPANFLIFDEPTNHLDMQSKDILQQALDQYEGTYMIVSHDRDFLDPIVDKVLEVRPDETNTFHGNVSYYLDKVEEREEDDKKDQQESSSNSSSNGLSRKEERRIAAQKRQKKYDKLKPLKKKIDPLEEKIEKLEERKDEIEDLMAEPDFYDDEEQVKEISMEYEKLKGKLVEVYAEWEELAMKMSEIEEEFS; this is translated from the coding sequence TTGATTATATTAAGTGCCAATTTTAAAGAACTTATCTCCTTGCTTCAACTCGAAAATATATCACTTTCTTTTGGGGATGAAACCCTGCTCGACGAAATAAGCACCATTATTAATCCCGGTGAACGCGTTGGACTCGTAGGTCCTAATGGCGCTGGCAAATCAACACTCCTGAAAATTATTGCCGGTGAAATTGAGCCCAATGGCGGAAATATCACCATGTCTAAGGCCGCAACCGTCGGTTACCTGCCGCAAGATGGGGTAGATCCCGATCCCAATTTGACGGTCTATGAAGAGATGGAAAGTGCTTTTGCGGATATCCAGGAGCTCGAAGATAAGGTTCAAAAAGCACGTGAAGAATTGGCAACGCTCGAAGAAGGGACATCAGAATATCAATCGGCGATGGAGGAAGTGGGCAAACTTCAAAATCGCATCGAGCAATCTGGGGCCTACGCACTGGAATCGAATATTGAGAAAGTGTTAATGGGACTTGGTTTTACACCGGATGATTTTGAGCGCTCCACAACTGAGTTTAGTGGTGGTTGGCTGATGCGTATTGCTCTGGGGAAACTGCTACTTCAACGTCCAATGTACCTGCTGTTGGACGAGCCCACAAACCACCTTGATATTGAGTCGCTCCGCTGGATTGAACAATTTTTAAATGGCTACGAGGGCGCAGTCATTATTGTATCGCACGACAAGGCTTTTCTGAATAAGATCACGACCCGTACGTTAGCATTGGAATATGGCGACCTGCTGGATTACGCCGGCAATTACGACTACTACGAAGAGAAACATGCTGAGCGGAAAGAACATTTACGTAAGGCTTATGAAAATCAGCAGCAGGAGATTAAAGAAATCCAGGAGTTTATTGACAAGTTTCGCTACAACGCCAGCAAAGCGGCACAGGTGCAGAGCCGGATCAAACAGCTCGAAAAGATGGATAAAATTGAGCTGGATGAACGCGAAGAGGAGATTTTCTTTGAGTTTCCTCCCCCCGAACGCAGCGGTGCGGTTGTGATGCGACTCAAAAATATCCGTAAGCAATACGACGATAATATTGTTTTTGAGGATCTTTCCTACGCTATCGATCGCGGGGATAAAATTGCAGTTGTAGGTCCCAATGGCGCGGGAAAATCGACGATGATTCGCATGCTGGCCGGGCTTGAAGATTTTGATGCCGGCGAACGAGAACCGGGCCACAATGTGACGACCTCCTACTTTGCCCAGCACCAGGCCAATGAGCTGGATCTCAATAAAACGGTTTTTGAAATCATGCGGGAAGCTGCCCCAAAGACCGACGAAACGCAACTTCGCACCATCTTGGGATGCTTCCTTTTCCAGGGCGATGATGTTTTTAAGAAAGTCTCGGTATTATCCGGCGGAGAAAAAAGTCGACTTGCCCTGGCACGTATGCTCGTACAGCCAGCTAACTTCCTAATCTTTGATGAGCCTACCAATCACCTCGATATGCAATCCAAGGATATTCTTCAGCAAGCACTTGATCAATACGAAGGTACCTATATGATTGTGAGTCACGACCGCGACTTCCTTGATCCTATTGTGGATAAGGTACTGGAAGTACGTCCCGATGAAACGAACACCTTTCATGGCAACGTCTCCTATTATCTTGATAAGGTTGAAGAACGTGAAGAAGATGACAAAAAAGATCAGCAAGAAAGTAGTTCGAATTCTTCCAGCAACGGATTATCACGCAAGGAAGAGCGGCGAATTGCTGCACAAAAACGACAGAAAAAATATGACAAGCTCAAACCGCTAAAAAAGAAAATTGATCCGTTGGAGGAAAAAATTGAGAAACTCGAAGAGCGTAAAGATGAGATTGAGGACCTCATGGCCGAACCGGATTTTTATGATGATGAAGAGCAGGTCAAAGAGATCTCGATGGAATACGAAAAGCTCAAAGGAAAACTCGTTGAAGTATATGCTGAATGGGAAGAATTGGCGATGAAGATGAGCGAAATCGAGGAAGAGTTTAGTTAA
- a CDS encoding VOC family protein: MADQPTPLFHLAFPVSDLDETLTFYRDVLGCDTGRSSDKWIDFDFWGHQVVAHLSPEEAGKSSMNDVDGHAVPAKHFGLILEWEQWEELATRLEKKDVDFIIEPYVRFEGKPGEQATMFFKDPSGNALEFKAFRNKDQIFAT; the protein is encoded by the coding sequence ATGGCTGATCAACCTACTCCGCTTTTTCATTTAGCATTTCCGGTTTCTGATCTAGACGAGACATTAACGTTTTATCGAGATGTTCTTGGCTGTGACACCGGACGCAGCTCAGATAAATGGATTGATTTCGATTTTTGGGGACACCAGGTTGTAGCGCATTTAAGTCCCGAAGAAGCAGGTAAGTCGAGCATGAACGACGTGGATGGACATGCTGTACCGGCCAAGCATTTTGGATTGATCTTGGAATGGGAACAGTGGGAGGAGTTGGCTACTCGATTAGAAAAGAAAGACGTTGATTTTATTATCGAGCCCTATGTACGATTCGAAGGAAAGCCGGGCGAACAGGCCACGATGTTCTTCAAAGACCCCAGCGGTAATGCACTTGAATTCAAGGCCTTCCGGAATAAGGATCAGATTTTTGCTACGTAG
- a CDS encoding alpha/beta hydrolase family protein produces MRSEKITFEGAFGDQLSARVDQPPDEPRSYALFAHCFTCSKNLKVVSNISKTLTKHGIGIFRFDFTGLGESEGDFADTNFSSNIEDLIAAAEHMASHYRAPAILIGHSLGGAAVLQAAQKIPNSKAVATIGAPANPDHVKKNFGAQLDKIEQKGIATVTLAGRDFTIKKQFIDDLEATHMDEKIQSLDRALMIFHSPVDNTVGIENAAHIYKKAKHPKSFVSLDDANHLLTKEEDSIYLAEVLAAWADRYF; encoded by the coding sequence ATGCGATCAGAAAAAATTACGTTTGAAGGCGCTTTTGGTGACCAACTTTCGGCACGAGTAGATCAACCACCTGATGAACCTCGAAGCTACGCCCTTTTTGCACACTGCTTTACGTGCTCAAAAAACCTGAAAGTAGTTTCAAATATCAGTAAAACCCTTACTAAACATGGTATAGGAATATTTCGCTTTGATTTTACCGGTTTAGGCGAAAGTGAGGGTGATTTTGCGGACACAAATTTTTCATCCAACATTGAAGATCTCATTGCTGCAGCTGAGCATATGGCATCACATTATCGCGCGCCGGCGATACTCATTGGTCATTCGTTAGGAGGTGCTGCCGTATTACAAGCCGCACAAAAAATCCCAAACAGCAAAGCAGTAGCAACCATTGGGGCTCCGGCAAATCCCGATCATGTAAAGAAGAATTTTGGAGCCCAACTTGATAAAATTGAGCAAAAAGGTATTGCCACGGTTACGCTGGCAGGACGTGATTTCACGATCAAAAAGCAGTTCATTGATGATCTCGAAGCCACTCATATGGATGAAAAGATTCAAAGCCTTGACCGAGCATTGATGATTTTTCATTCTCCGGTAGATAATACAGTGGGAATTGAAAATGCCGCTCATATCTATAAAAAGGCCAAACATCCCAAAAGTTTTGTCTCCCTCGATGATGCCAACCACCTGCTCACAAAAGAAGAAGACAGCATTTACTTGGCTGAAGTTCTTGCCGCCTGGGCTGATCGATACTTTTAA
- a CDS encoding superoxide dismutase family protein, with amino-acid sequence MQSLKKYLLSLVLVFFAMGCAQQEMEQEETSTEPTTDFTEAVAVVHPTESGNATGHVTFTKVDDGVRVQGEFEGLEEGKHGFHIHQYGDCRAADGTSAGGHYNPADNPHAGPDAESRHVGDMGNLEADADGNATIDYVDSTIELNGADSILGRGIVIHAGEDDMQSQPTGAAGARMGCGVIGVANADA; translated from the coding sequence ATGCAATCATTAAAAAAGTATTTGCTGTCATTAGTATTGGTCTTTTTTGCCATGGGATGTGCCCAGCAGGAGATGGAACAGGAGGAAACTTCAACTGAACCGACTACTGACTTTACAGAAGCTGTTGCAGTTGTCCATCCTACGGAAAGTGGCAATGCCACGGGTCATGTTACCTTTACAAAAGTGGATGACGGGGTTCGCGTACAGGGTGAATTTGAAGGCCTTGAAGAAGGTAAGCACGGCTTCCATATTCACCAATATGGCGACTGTCGCGCTGCTGATGGAACCTCAGCCGGCGGACATTATAACCCTGCTGATAATCCGCATGCTGGCCCCGATGCCGAAAGTCGTCACGTAGGTGATATGGGGAACCTCGAAGCTGATGCCGACGGCAATGCTACCATCGATTATGTGGATTCTACTATTGAATTAAATGGTGCTGACAGCATACTGGGACGTGGTATTGTAATCCACGCCGGTGAAGATGACATGCAATCACAACCTACCGGTGCTGCTGGAGCACGCATGGGATGCGGCGTGATTGGCGTTGCTAATGCTGATGCGTAA